The following are encoded in a window of Kitasatospora sp. NBC_01250 genomic DNA:
- a CDS encoding ATP-binding protein, with amino-acid sequence MRKALAVAGSAPPQPGHDQPADRYLWDRLGHLEQRIRAAVRERRAGDPDPDDPYRGQYLTPEAVERILAAPAMVGRAGGGLGEPPAPPPGSRTARLAEAFGLLPIDLELLLVALAPDLDTRFERLYGYLNDDLTLRRPTIGLALELCGLPGAGPGRFRFSAHAPLIAGGLLEITEPERPLLSRGLRVPDRVTARLLGDDEVDGALRGLVRVGTGTGAGGEDGAGGLTGTARRLRAAAATGSGLVYLLDRSGTAGPEAVAALAGGGRRPLVVDVAALAARPTDEAVRALVPLVREARLGGGGVVLGPLDRLAPERPERAGLLRELCARLAGVPLIVHGSPAWEPGWAAESPVVLAVPPPDPRERAERWARVVRGAVRGAAGGSGGEEAGGAAAGGSVGRSAGGSGDGEPVPSAELAEVLAPYRLDEDQLARAADVAARTAAAERRPVRAEDLRAAVRAQNGAGLARLARRIEPAVGWGDLVLPETTSRQLRELALRARHRDQVLGQWRMRPGGGRGRGVIALFAGESGTGKTMSAEVVAAELGMELYVVDLSSVVDKYIGETEKNLERIFTEASQVNGVLLFDEADAIFGKRSQVKDAHDRHANVESAYLLQRMESFDGIAILTTNLRANLDEAFTRRLDVIAEFPVPDEAQRHALWDRCLGSWIPRGDDLDLAFCARRFELAGGSIRSCAVTAAYLAAATGRPLEMAQLVSAVAQEYRKLGRLVLAGEFGEWLPG; translated from the coding sequence ATGAGAAAGGCCCTGGCCGTGGCCGGGAGCGCGCCGCCGCAGCCCGGCCACGACCAGCCGGCGGACCGGTACCTGTGGGACCGGCTGGGCCACCTGGAGCAGCGCATCCGGGCCGCGGTCCGCGAGCGCCGGGCCGGCGACCCGGACCCGGACGACCCCTACCGCGGCCAGTACCTCACTCCGGAGGCGGTCGAGCGGATCCTGGCGGCCCCCGCCATGGTGGGCCGCGCGGGCGGCGGCCTCGGCGAGCCGCCGGCGCCGCCGCCCGGGTCGCGGACGGCGCGGCTCGCCGAGGCCTTCGGCCTGCTCCCGATCGACCTCGAACTCCTGCTGGTGGCGCTGGCTCCCGACCTCGACACCCGCTTCGAGCGGCTCTACGGCTACCTCAACGACGACCTGACCCTGCGCCGGCCGACCATCGGGCTGGCGCTCGAACTGTGCGGGCTGCCGGGAGCGGGCCCCGGCCGGTTCCGGTTCTCCGCGCACGCCCCGCTGATCGCCGGCGGCCTGCTGGAGATCACCGAGCCGGAGCGCCCGCTGCTCTCCCGGGGCCTGCGGGTGCCCGACCGGGTGACGGCCCGGCTGCTCGGCGACGACGAGGTCGACGGCGCGCTGCGCGGGCTGGTGCGGGTCGGCACCGGGACGGGCGCCGGTGGCGAGGACGGTGCCGGCGGCCTGACCGGGACTGCCCGCAGGCTGCGCGCCGCCGCGGCGACCGGCAGCGGACTGGTGTACCTGCTGGACCGCAGCGGCACCGCCGGCCCCGAGGCGGTCGCCGCCCTCGCGGGCGGGGGCCGCCGTCCGCTGGTCGTGGACGTCGCCGCGCTCGCCGCCCGCCCCACGGACGAGGCCGTGCGCGCGCTCGTCCCGCTCGTCCGGGAGGCGCGGCTGGGCGGCGGCGGTGTGGTGCTCGGCCCGCTCGACCGGCTGGCGCCCGAACGCCCCGAGCGGGCAGGGCTGTTGCGCGAGCTGTGCGCCCGGCTCGCCGGGGTGCCGCTGATCGTGCACGGCAGCCCGGCCTGGGAGCCGGGCTGGGCGGCGGAGAGTCCGGTGGTCCTCGCGGTGCCGCCGCCCGACCCGCGCGAGCGCGCCGAGCGGTGGGCACGCGTGGTGCGTGGTGCGGTGCGTGGTGCGGCGGGCGGTTCGGGGGGCGAGGAGGCAGGCGGGGCGGCGGCGGGCGGTTCGGTGGGCCGTTCAGCGGGCGGTTCGGGGGACGGCGAGCCGGTGCCGAGCGCCGAACTGGCCGAGGTGCTCGCCCCCTACCGGCTGGACGAGGACCAGTTGGCCAGGGCCGCCGACGTGGCGGCCAGGACCGCCGCGGCCGAGCGGCGCCCGGTGCGCGCCGAGGACCTGCGGGCCGCGGTGCGGGCGCAGAACGGGGCCGGGCTCGCCCGCCTCGCGCGTCGGATCGAGCCGGCGGTCGGCTGGGGCGACCTCGTGCTGCCCGAGACCACCTCGCGCCAGCTGCGCGAACTCGCGCTGCGCGCCAGGCACCGCGACCAGGTGCTCGGCCAGTGGCGGATGCGCCCCGGGGGTGGCCGCGGGCGCGGGGTGATCGCCCTGTTCGCCGGCGAGTCGGGCACCGGCAAGACGATGTCGGCCGAGGTGGTCGCCGCCGAACTCGGCATGGAGCTCTACGTCGTGGACCTGTCCAGCGTGGTGGACAAGTACATCGGCGAGACGGAGAAGAACCTGGAGCGGATCTTCACCGAGGCCTCCCAGGTCAACGGGGTGCTGCTGTTCGACGAGGCGGACGCGATCTTCGGCAAGCGCTCGCAGGTCAAGGACGCCCACGACCGCCACGCCAACGTGGAGTCCGCCTACCTGCTGCAGCGGATGGAGTCCTTCGACGGGATCGCGATCCTGACGACCAACCTGCGGGCCAACCTCGACGAGGCGTTCACCCGGCGCCTGGACGTCATCGCGGAGTTCCCGGTGCCGGACGAGGCGCAGCGCCACGCCCTGTGGGACCGCTGCCTGGGCTCGTGGATCCCGCGCGGGGACGACCTCGACCTCGCGTTCTGCGCGCGCCGCTTCGAACTCGCCGGCGGCTCCATCCGCTCCTGCGCGGTGACCGCCGCCTACCTGGCCGCCGCGACGGGCCGGCCGCTGGAGATGGCGCAGCTGGTGTCGGCGGTGGCGCAGGAGTACCGCAAACTCGGCCGCCTGGTGCTGGCGGGCGAGTTCGGCGAGTGGCTGCCGGGCTGA
- a CDS encoding DUF4255 domain-containing protein → MIHEVDEALRLLLAESGLPERGVEVVFDSPTRDWAARRNSPTVSVFLHGIREEVTRRQSGTAAEHDADGVVVAWRAAPRWFELSYLVTAWAGRPQDEHRLLAETLHCLTAVDALPARLLTGTLAELGLTVGLDTAGPEAGRPSVSDVWSALGGELRPSIDLRVLAPLSGERAPAGPPVTEGLVVRATDTGDTGRGTGAGPADGSGRRLRYREGTDPGPDGFAAPRERPLPPGRRRRGGAAR, encoded by the coding sequence GTGATCCACGAGGTCGACGAGGCGCTGCGGCTGCTGCTGGCCGAGAGCGGGCTGCCCGAGCGCGGGGTGGAGGTGGTCTTCGACTCGCCCACCCGCGACTGGGCCGCCCGGCGCAACAGCCCGACGGTCAGCGTCTTCCTGCACGGCATCCGCGAGGAGGTGACCCGCCGGCAGAGCGGCACCGCCGCCGAGCACGACGCCGACGGCGTGGTGGTGGCCTGGCGCGCCGCGCCGCGCTGGTTCGAGCTCTCCTATCTGGTGACGGCCTGGGCCGGGCGGCCGCAGGACGAGCACCGGCTGCTGGCGGAGACGCTGCACTGCCTGACGGCGGTGGACGCGCTGCCCGCGCGGCTGCTCACCGGGACGCTCGCCGAGCTCGGGCTCACCGTCGGGCTCGACACCGCCGGACCGGAGGCGGGCCGGCCGTCGGTCTCCGACGTGTGGTCGGCCCTCGGCGGCGAGTTGAGACCCTCGATCGACCTGCGGGTGCTCGCCCCGCTCTCCGGCGAGCGCGCCCCCGCCGGGCCCCCGGTCACCGAGGGGCTGGTGGTGCGGGCCACCGACACCGGCGACACCGGCCGGGGGACCGGCGCCGGCCCAGCGGACGGCTCCGGCCGTCGGCTGCGCTACCGCGAGGGCACGGACCCCGGCCCGGACGGCTTCGCGGCGCCCCGGGAGCGCCCGCTGCCGCCCGGGCGACGCCGGCGCGGCGGTGCGGCGCGATGA
- a CDS encoding helix-turn-helix transcriptional regulator has protein sequence MTSIETAQEAPVATRFARVPLTGRDGTPTGPGSAEVRVKPARVPVAVFAEDIILHTGVVQQLRQRPEVELLTDGETERARVSLMVVDVLNDAVAERLRTLRRGTQSRTGLVVGRFEAGGLQTIIECGVTAVLRRSEADQDRLVHLVTALANGEGVMPGDLLGTLLDRVGSLQRTMLDPRGLTLSTLTAREAEMLRLVADGLDTAEIAVQTSYSERTVKNVLHEIITRLGLRNRAHAVGYAMRHGLI, from the coding sequence ATGACGTCGATCGAGACAGCCCAAGAGGCGCCGGTGGCGACGCGGTTCGCCCGCGTCCCCCTGACCGGAAGGGACGGGACACCCACCGGGCCCGGATCCGCCGAGGTGCGGGTCAAGCCCGCCCGGGTGCCGGTGGCGGTGTTCGCCGAGGACATCATCCTGCACACCGGCGTGGTCCAGCAGTTGAGGCAGCGCCCGGAGGTGGAGCTGCTCACCGACGGCGAGACGGAGAGGGCACGGGTCTCGCTGATGGTGGTCGACGTGCTGAACGACGCCGTGGCCGAACGGCTGCGCACGCTGCGCCGCGGCACGCAGAGCCGCACCGGGCTGGTGGTGGGCCGCTTCGAGGCCGGCGGGCTGCAGACCATCATCGAGTGCGGCGTCACCGCCGTGCTGCGCCGCTCGGAGGCCGACCAGGACCGGCTCGTGCACCTGGTGACCGCGCTGGCCAACGGGGAGGGCGTGATGCCCGGGGACCTGCTCGGCACCCTGCTCGACCGGGTCGGGAGCCTGCAGCGCACCATGCTCGACCCGCGCGGCCTGACCCTGTCGACCCTCACCGCCCGGGAGGCGGAGATGCTCCGGCTGGTCGCCGACGGCCTGGACACCGCCGAGATAGCGGTGCAGACCTCCTACTCCGAACGCACGGTCAAGAACGTGCTGCACGAGATCATCACGCGGCTGGGGCTGCGCAACCGCGCCCACGCGGTGGGGTACGCGATGCGCCACGGGCTCATCTAG